In Qingrenia yutianensis, the genomic stretch TACGTTCCGCTGCAAAGCTGACCTGTTATGTCAACGTCGCTGTTAATCACGCCGAGCGCGCTCAAAATCTTTGGTTTAAGGCTGATGTCCGCACCGCACTTTTGCAAAATTTCGTCTATGGCTTTGTCGGTAACGCTCACCCAAAACTTGTTAAAATCCAAAAGCGTGCCGTCCTTGTCAAAAATTATTCCGCAAATTTTCATATTTTTCTCCAAAATTTTTAGTGATTTCATTGTACCATACGTGCGCATTTAATGTCAACGAATATACATCCCGTATGTGTAAAAATTTTGTAAAATTGTTGTTTTATTTTGGAAAAATTGCGGTTAAAACGGCATATCAAAACGGTTAATTTTGAAACAAAATCTGCTCTCCCGTTTTCATAGGATAATGTAAAAGCGCGTCGGAATTAAGGTTTTCCCTGTTTATATCCACCGCGGTGATTTGGCGGTTATCATACGTCGTGTAATAATAAATCACCTTATCGGCATTATAACACACCGTATAGACAGTTATTTCATACTCGCCGTTTTTCAGCTCACAACATCCGCGGGGCTGGGCAACTGAATCCATAATATGAAAAACCTGGCTGACGCACGAATTTTCGTCAGGTTCGCAAACGGAATTTTCCTTGACAAACGTTGCTCTTACAAACCTCGACTGTGAAGATAAATCACCCGGAAGTCCGAGTGCGCCAAGTCCCCGGCTGTATTCAGAAAACGGCAAAGCACTTGAAAACGTTGGAATTTCAGGGGTTTTTGCCGAAAGATTTCGGTAATTGTTAAGGTTGAACATCTGCATATCAAAAGGCGGATTGTTGGTCAAAACGCCTGCCGGATTATCATAAATTTTAATTCCGTCTTTCACGCTTTCAAGCGTTATACTGCCTGTTTTGTCCGATATAATCCAGTGAAGTTCGGCAACAGGAAATTTGTCACTGAACGGAGTGTTTGTGATATTTATTTTTTCAAGCAGTTTACGCGCCTCGCAAAGATTTTGACATTTGCACAAAATCCAAGGTATAAGTTCAAATTGCGCAACATTGTCCATACCGTTGA encodes the following:
- the bsh gene encoding choloylglycine hydrolase, translating into MCTAVTYKKDDFYFGRTLDYEFSYGEEIAVTPRNYPFRFRETGDISNHYAIIGTAHIADGYPLYYDAVNEKGLAAAGLNFVGNAHYREKINGMDNVAQFELIPWILCKCQNLCEARKLLEKINITNTPFSDKFPVAELHWIISDKTGSITLESVKDGIKIYDNPAGVLTNNPPFDMQMFNLNNYRNLSAKTPEIPTFSSALPFSEYSRGLGALGLPGDLSSQSRFVRATFVKENSVCEPDENSCVSQVFHIMDSVAQPRGCCELKNGEYEITVYTVCYNADKVIYYYTTYDNRQITAVDINRENLNSDALLHYPMKTGEQILFQN